Below is a genomic region from Rhododendron vialii isolate Sample 1 chromosome 5a, ASM3025357v1.
TTTATCAAACAAGGAAAAGTAacattttcattcttttctcTGTCATCTACTAATTCTTTTCCCCTCTTACATCCATTACTTTTTTCTGGGGTAAATATCAATGAAATTctatttcctttttcctttttttttttttttcctttagtgGTGCCACATCCACTGCTCAGTTTTACTACTCAAAATCCACCGATCAACATCTCACCATCCGCCTCGGCGATCAATAGTCCGGCGATATTGAGAGCGGTGGCAGGATTGGTAAAATATGAACGGCGGGTGTAGACTATCTATTGCTGTCTTTTCAAACTGAAACAAGTACTATCTATGGAAGTAGATACTAGTCTATGCATGCCGATCGTCAATCGCGTAAGAAGGAAAACACATGCATTACCGAAACTATCCCTCAGAAAACTCCTCTAGCCATTGGTAGTGCCCAACTGAACTTGACCACCATTGTTACCAGTACCGTCTCCGTTACTAACATGCTTGTTCTTCTCCAATTCTCGCATTGTCGACCTCCACTTAAAGAACGTACCAAACAAGACCTGCATTTCCTCAAGGGTTCTCCCTTGTGTTTCCGGGAGCAGAGTGTAGAAGAAAACCCAACTCACGATTGCCACTCCCATGAAGAGAAAGAAAGCCCCACCGATTGTGATTGCCTTGTAAAGAGAGATGAAACTCATCGATATGACTCCACTCATCAGACGGTTCATAGCCGTTCCCATGCTCGTTCCTTGGGCGCGCAGCCTCAACGGGAAGATCTCCGAGCTGTAGACCCACGCTATGGGGCCCAGCCCCATCGAGAACGATGCCACGAACGATAGCACAGATGCGATGGCCAGAGCAACAGCCCATATAACTTTCTTCTCCGAGTGATCTATGATTGTTAAACACGTGCCTAGAGTCGCGAGGGACACGATCATGCCACCAACGCTGCTTAACAGCAGCGGTCTTCGCCCGATCCGATCCAGTAAGAACGTGGCGACGAGAATGAATACGGTCTTCGAAAATCCTACGGCCACTGTGGCAAGCAATTTGCCGGATTTGCTTGTTATACCTGAAAATTAAAATGGCAAATGGTTATACCCGAAGCTATCAGTCAGTAAAAACAACTTCACTAGGAAGGGTTTCACAACAAAATAAAGAGTTGAATGGGGATGTTATGAAAACAAGATGGGAAATTCGATATTAGATTAGACTAGTGTTTATCAATTTATGAACATATAAATCTGAAAAATCTGTCAAAAGGCGAAAACTCGTATGAAATCCAACGCAAATTCCCTTTCACCATTTCAAACCAACTGGTATCCGATCAACCTGATTTTTGACGTGATTAGTGTTATCGACTAGCTATAAATCGTGAACGGAATGGATCACATACTGATCCCTAGAAGGACACACAAATGGGCTAACTGGACACTCcaattcttatttatttttttatccggaCACTCCAATTCTTTTTCATCGGTTAACGAGGATCCTCTTCCACAGTGACATATATAAGatgattttgaagaattataGTATTAAAGAgtgttttttaagaaaacaagagaaaagggaaaaatgacatgaaaaaCTTAAGCACAATATGAAAGATATATCTTAATATTCataagctaaaaattaatttttgaattggTTTCTACAAAAAGAAAACTGTTCCGAAAATTTAAAATACCTGCTTTCTCGAATATTTTGGGGCTATACAAAACGACGGCGTCTATGCCAGAAGATTGTTGGAAAAAGTGAATTCCCACTCCGGCTATCAAAATATGCTTCACGGTTGGGGTCGGATGGAGAAACAGCTCCTTCCAGACTCCTTCGCCGTGGCTGCGCTTCGGCACTTGAACGACATCGTCGTTGCACTCCTCGGGGATTCCGGCTGCTTCCTTTATATCGGCGAGCCGAAGCTGAGCCTCCTCTTCTGAATTGGAAGTCTTGTCCAAAACTCGCTTCGCGTCCCCGAGTCGACCCTGAAGAACGAGCCACCGGGGTGACTCGGGCATCGCGAGGACCCCCATTGCCAAGAAGACGGACGGAATGGCTCCGATTCCGAGCATGAATCGCCATCCTAGGTTTAGCGGAAACTTCGAGAATGCATAGTTTGATACGTATCCAAGCAACACACCTTAAACCACCAAACAATGTTACTAAGAGAATAATGTGGggttggaaaaggaaaagagtgCTAACAAGTAACAAGAATGctaacacttttttttgttagatactcccccgtcccataatgtttgttcgGTCCGTAAAATaaggacgtaaaaataatacaattttcgcaaaaaaaaattctaattttttcaacaagtcactagatatcgataagttttttaaatttatgaaagaaaaaaaattttgaatttttaaagaaatacattattttttagttctcgtTCATTATGGGACGAATAGAGTATTAAAGAGAAATTTGAAAGAATATAGTAAGAGTGCTAACaagtaaaaaaagaataatgggCTTGTGTCGCTACCCCTTTGTTTTATGTTCTGATTAATGGGGAGATGAAAGGCTTCTTTCCTCTTGGAAAAGGGGTCTTAGGCAATCCTGTGTCCCCTATCTTTTCTTGCTTATCATGGAGACTTTCTTAGCTATTCTTCGGTCTAAAATTGTGATCGGGAAGGTTAGAGCATatagaaattgaaatattatatACAATAAGATATAGAATCAAATATTTCAATAGACAAAGTAGAGAGTCCGATTAGCATGCAAGACGTTCTCTGGGTAAAATAGATCCATTGTTAGGTGATCAAAAGTCATTTGTATTTGGGTTAGTTTAGAAGTTAGAAGGAATCTGACTGCAAGTTGTGTATTTAATCAAGCAGTTATCGTATCTAattgtgttgatttttttgcagggtTAGTAAAAATATCAAGTTCTAAGAGATGAACCGTTGTGTTCATCAAAATAGAACCGAGAACATAGTGGGTAACGCTCTTCCACTTTTAATGGTGGTTGAACAAAATTGAACTCCAAGAAAAAGGCTTATCTTTAATATTCGCTTTAGACCCCGAAAATCAGGCCAGCTCTAGGAGAAATTTCAGTTGCAAATTGGGTATCACGTGGTACCCGTGCGGCACGTCTGAACCATCCAAACAATgcaatcgacggctcggattgaaacactctttttatttttcttttttctttttttttttttcaaattcgttCGTACCTTTCAATCCAAGCCGTCGGTTACATGTTCGGACGACTCGGATATATGTTGCACGGGTACTCATCAGCCGTAAcctatttttacccaaaaatttctccagcTCTGGACGTGGGAGAAAAGTTAGTTGCATAGGATGTGAGAGAAAACGTGATGTATACTTACCAGTGTTGATGAATACTTCAGGAAAAGAGGTGAGAAACCCACGCGAGGCGGCCGGGGCAAGCTCGGCCGTGTAAACGGGGGCAATAAGGAGGGCGTAACCGACTCCGACGCCGGCGACGAACCGGCCCACCATCAGGAAGGCGTAGTTGGTGGCGAAGCCCATGAGGAGGGCTCCGACGAAGAAGATTGCGGCCGCGATCACTATCGTGTACCGGCGGCCCACCCAGTCGGAGGTCCGGCCGGCGGCGTAAGCGCCGAGGAGGGAGTAGAGCTCGATGATTCCCATGACGATTTCCAGCTGGACGTCGGAGATTTTGAGATCGTCCTGGATGAATTGTCCGGCCCCACTCATCACCCCAACATCTGCATTTCATTTTCGTGCAAGTGTTTCGTAAGCATCAGGAAAAATTTTGTTGGCTACATGGGTAAGTATTTCGTAAGATTTTTCCGGCTCTGGCGACCCGGAGTGCCGCGATGCACTACCTTCAGCGTTTCACTCAAAGTGTTTTCAATAGTtcagataaaaaaattacttatctTACACGTATGTGTAGAATACTTTTTGAAAGTTGAATCAATAATCATAAGAATGAACGGTCGGATGCTGAACTGCACCCTATAGTGCACCCTTGTTCTACGGGAGTACTTGTGTATTCTAGAAAAAACCTTGTGAAGTTAAAAGGTGGATTCGGACATAGGTGCGTCCAGAAACTATCCAACGAACGTGAGTATTCCTCCATGCAGCCTTAGATTCGGATCGGATACAGAGCAATGCTATGTACACAAATATACGAACAGatcaagtttaaaaaattaaaataaatcaaCTCAACTGATTTATTCCTGATAATGAGTACAAAGTATAGTTGAAGTGTTGAAAGAAGTATGTTATGTGTTGGAGAGAGTATTTAAGTAGGTGATGAACTTACCATAACCCAATAAGATGGAAGTCATGGAGGCTAAAATGGCACAACCAAAAGCATACTTATTCCTTTTGGGTTTTTGAGGAGAAGGATCAAAACCTGGAATTGGTGTCTGGGTTTGTTGGCCTGAAAATTGATTGGcatccatgagagagagagagagagagagagagagagagagagagagagagagagagagagatatggatGTGATTTGAGCAAAGGGGACGGTGGAGGAATAATCATACGAGGTTGTCATATAGTAGTATACAGGgtcccatatatatataagataaaaaatgaatacaaaATAATGGACTGAGTTTTGTTGTGGCCTAAATTAGCCTTCAAATAGACTGATATCTACCTCTCATCATCAATATCATTATGTATTGAAGATCAAGACCTCATGACCTTATGGTCAATATATATAATTGGCAGTACTTCAATTACGTAAACAGAACGATCTATTGTTACCTACATGTTGCAAAAGCGTTGGTCTTCCCAAGTCATATTTGGGACTTAAAACAAACATATCCTAGTTTTTGGAGGTATATAGGGAATCGCTATTTCACTGCTAATTTTTTCCGAGAGCAACTATTTTGGAGATACGTTTCGTAGGCATGATGAGTACTATTGTTGTTTAGCGATCCAAGCGCGTGTGGTGTCGTGTTGGACCACTTTCAATGGATAGTAATTTTTACTTTCATGTTTCTTATTGTGTGTGGTTCTAACTTGGTGAcaaacttgttttttgttttgctaagTAACTTTGGTGTCACTCACTTTAGAATGAGATAGGAGTATATACTTTGTGTGGGTAATATGTGGTTTAATGTCCCCATCTTGTGGAAATAGCGAGAAGGAGAGCTCAATTTTCTAAACtctcttggaaaaaaaatttagtgctgagcgggtaccacgtgatgcCCGCTCGCgcatccaagccgtccatttcatttttgaacgactcaaatttggagaaagagaaggagagagaaagtgttggagtgagaggagagagaagatttcaatccgagccgtccaaaagtgtatcggacaACTCAGATGTGCCGAATAGGTACCACGTGAAATATAccctcggcactgaaaaatctctcaCTTTCTTGTCATTTGTCTTGGCATGCGCAATTGCGCATGGCTTCTTTTCCACCCAGACGGGTCCCAGTACTGTGGaagattttgaagttttttttttttttttgtttttccttccaCCAGAGTCCAGTCTTTCACCCACACCTTCCCTTGTCAATTCAGtacgtttttttattttttttatcagacgGAAATGCCTTCAAGGCGTCAATTCGGTATGTTTAAACTCCTCCGAATTTAAGAAACCAAATTTGTCAAGTTAGTTGTCTCATTTCTTCCTTTCAGTGGTTACTTGAGTTCGAGTCCCACGGGAGCAGGTTTGGGGCTTAGGGTTATGGATAACTTCTGAACCTCTTAACCAACATACTAATATCTCGCTAACCCCGCTGAAATAtaccgtttgacaaaaaaaaaactctgaatTTGTGCAGGAAGGACTTAACTTACTGGCCAGTGTTCTCTCTTTCAACAAGTTAAGTTTTCTATTGTCTATGGTTTGATCAATTTAGAGAACTCATTTTCTATCTGCTAGTACACTTTAGATTCCAAGTAAACATTTATAACCCTTTTTAATGTTAACCCACTTATACATTCTCTTGGGCACTAACTCGCATTAATGCATACAatgttgaaacaaaaaataataataaaacagcGGAGTC
It encodes:
- the LOC131325674 gene encoding polyol transporter 5-like isoform X3, with translation MDANQFSGQQTQTPIPGFDPSPQKPKRNKYAFGCAILASMTSILLGYDVGVMSGAGQFIQDDLKISDVQLEIVMGIIELYSLLGAYAAGRTSDWVGRRYTIVIAAAIFFVGALLMGFATNYAFLMVGRFVAGVGVGYALLIAPVYTAELAPAASRGFLTSFPEVFINTGVLLGYVSNYAFSKFPLNLGWRFMLGIGAIPSVFLAMGVLAMPESPRWLVLQGRLGDAKRVLDKTSNSEEEAQLRLADIKEAAGIPEECNDDVVQVPKRSHGEGVWKELFLHPTPTVKHILIAGVGIHFFQQSSGIDAVVLYSPKIFEKAGITSKSDKLLATVAVGFSKTVFILVATFLLDRIRRRPLLLSSVGGMIVSLATLGTCLTIIDHSEKKVIWAVALAIASVLSFVALFSMGLGP
- the LOC131325674 gene encoding putative polyol transporter 1 isoform X2, whose amino-acid sequence is MTTSYDYSSTVPFAQITSISLSLMDANQFSGQQTQTPIPGFDPSPQKPKRNKYAFGCAILASMTSILLGYDVGVMSGAGQFIQDDLKISDVQLEIVMGIIELYSLLGAYAAGRTSDWVGRRYTIVIAAAIFFVGALLMGFATNYAFLMVGRFVAGVGVGYALLIAPVYTAELAPAASRGFLTSFPEVFINTGVLLGYVSNYAFSKFPLNLGWRFMLGIGAIPSVFLAMGVLAMPESPRWLVLQGRLGDAKRVLDKTSNSEEEAQLRLADIKEAAGIPEECNDDVVQVPKRSHGEGVWKELFLHPTPTVKHILIAGVGIHFFQQSSGIDAVVLYSPKIFEKAGITSKSGKLLATVAVGFSKTVFILVATFLLDRIGRRPLLLSSVGGMIVSLATLGTCLTIIDHSEKKVIWAVALAIASVLSFVASFSMGLGPIAWVYSSEIFPLRLRAQGTSMGTAMNRLMSGVISMSFISLYKAITIGGAFFLFMGVAIVSWVFFYTLLPETQGRTLEEMQVLFGTFFKWRSTMRELEKNKHVSNGDGTGNNGGQVQLGTTNG
- the LOC131325674 gene encoding putative polyol transporter 1 isoform X1, with product MDANQFSGQQTQTPIPGFDPSPQKPKRNKYAFGCAILASMTSILLGYDVGVMSGAGQFIQDDLKISDVQLEIVMGIIELYSLLGAYAAGRTSDWVGRRYTIVIAAAIFFVGALLMGFATNYAFLMVGRFVAGVGVGYALLIAPVYTAELAPAASRGFLTSFPEVFINTGVLLGYVSNYAFSKFPLNLGWRFMLGIGAIPSVFLAMGVLAMPESPRWLVLQGRLGDAKRVLDKTSNSEEEAQLRLADIKEAAGIPEECNDDVVQVPKRSHGEGVWKELFLHPTPTVKHILIAGVGIHFFQQSSGIDAVVLYSPKIFEKAGITSKSGKLLATVAVGFSKTVFILVATFLLDRIGRRPLLLSSVGGMIVSLATLGTCLTIIDHSEKKVIWAVALAIASVLSFVASFSMGLGPIAWVYSSEIFPLRLRAQGTSMGTAMNRLMSGVISMSFISLYKAITIGGAFFLFMGVAIVSWVFFYTLLPETQGRTLEEMQVLFGTFFKWRSTMRELEKNKHVSNGDGTGNNGGQVQLGTTNG